The following are from one region of the Paenibacillus sp. KS-LC4 genome:
- a CDS encoding YihY/virulence factor BrkB family protein, with translation MAPKSKTMHFFHDMYVRFRDDDVPGVAAQLTFYLILSFFPFLLFVVSLLGFVQLSGDSLAPELIRLLPEETGAVISQVLEEITQGSNGALLSLGMLATIWSASSGMNAIIKALNTAYEEQESRPFWKIRGIALIATLVLGLVITLVMLMLVFGKTISSYLFDLLHVPSESEWVWNLLKYIIPLTAMLIVFTMLYWIAPNRKLRLREVIPGVLFATFGWVAASMLFQFYMNHFGSYSKTYGSIGGIIILLVWLFLTSHIIILGGEMNASLARSRPAVPGVQERTPHNRTGSFFIK, from the coding sequence ATGGCTCCTAAATCAAAGACGATGCACTTTTTCCACGATATGTATGTCCGTTTCCGCGATGATGATGTGCCGGGTGTCGCGGCTCAGCTGACTTTTTATTTGATTTTGTCCTTTTTCCCCTTTCTGCTGTTCGTTGTCAGCCTGCTTGGCTTCGTGCAGTTATCGGGGGACAGCCTCGCGCCTGAGCTCATTCGCCTGCTCCCTGAAGAGACCGGCGCGGTGATCAGCCAGGTGCTTGAAGAAATTACGCAGGGCAGCAATGGGGCATTGCTGTCGCTTGGGATGCTCGCGACGATCTGGTCGGCATCAAGTGGCATGAATGCGATTATTAAAGCTCTGAATACCGCGTATGAGGAGCAGGAGAGCCGCCCCTTCTGGAAAATCCGCGGCATTGCGCTGATCGCCACGCTGGTGCTCGGCCTTGTCATTACGCTCGTCATGCTTATGCTTGTATTCGGCAAGACCATCAGCAGCTACTTGTTCGACCTGCTTCATGTGCCAAGTGAGAGCGAGTGGGTATGGAATTTGCTGAAATATATAATTCCGCTCACTGCTATGCTTATCGTATTTACAATGCTATATTGGATCGCTCCTAACCGCAAGCTGCGGCTGCGGGAGGTAATTCCCGGTGTGCTGTTTGCAACCTTCGGCTGGGTAGCAGCCTCGATGCTGTTCCAGTTTTATATGAATCATTTCGGCAGCTACTCCAAAACCTATGGAAGTATTGGCGGCATTATTATTTTGCTGGTCTGGTTATTCCTTACGTCTCATATCATTATATTAGGCGGGGAAATGAATGCGTCGCTGGCCCGTTCACGCCCAGCTGTGCCCGGTGTGCAAGAGCGCACGCCGCACAATCGGACAGGCTCCTTTTTCATCAAATAA
- a CDS encoding ABC transporter substrate-binding protein, whose product MRRQAVFVKMIYAIAFLMLLSSCQLTTSAPSSSGIDPALHNDSGVGMGMIAGDGTLPEATGTELLQPVRPIVLGFSQLGSESEWRMANTNSVKDAAKEAGIELLFDNAEQSQEKQFEAIRSFIRQKVDVIAVAPVVHSGWDEILTEVKQAGIPLIIADRSVDVGDSSLYVTHIGADLYEEGRKAGKYLVDKMRNAVKTIQIVELRGTEGASPSIQRGQGFRDIVLKQPNYKVLASVDADFTFERGKEVMGKLLKQYGSEMDVLFAHNDDMALGAIEAIEEYGLRPGVDIVIISVDGTRRAFMKLAEGKINCIVECNPLLGPNMMQAVQELVAGRTLPKRIVPQESVYTEQMAKKEIPFRKY is encoded by the coding sequence ATGCGAAGACAAGCTGTATTTGTAAAAATGATTTATGCAATCGCTTTCTTGATGCTGCTGAGCAGTTGCCAGCTTACCACCTCTGCTCCTTCATCATCGGGAATAGACCCAGCTCTGCACAACGATTCGGGTGTAGGAATGGGCATGATAGCAGGAGACGGAACGCTGCCCGAAGCAACAGGAACCGAGCTGCTGCAGCCAGTGAGGCCGATCGTTCTTGGTTTCTCCCAGCTCGGCTCAGAGAGCGAATGGCGAATGGCCAACACCAATTCGGTCAAAGACGCGGCAAAAGAGGCTGGAATCGAGCTCTTGTTCGATAATGCGGAGCAATCACAGGAGAAGCAGTTTGAGGCGATTCGATCTTTCATTAGGCAGAAGGTTGACGTCATTGCCGTCGCTCCGGTTGTGCATTCGGGCTGGGATGAGATTTTAACCGAGGTGAAGCAGGCGGGCATTCCACTCATTATAGCCGATCGTTCAGTCGATGTGGGCGATTCCTCGCTTTATGTGACGCATATTGGGGCGGACTTATATGAGGAAGGGCGCAAGGCGGGCAAATATTTGGTCGATAAAATGCGGAATGCTGTGAAGACCATCCAAATTGTCGAGCTGCGAGGAACGGAAGGCGCATCGCCCTCCATCCAGCGCGGACAGGGCTTTCGGGATATTGTGCTGAAGCAGCCGAACTATAAAGTCTTGGCCAGCGTCGATGCTGATTTTACGTTTGAACGAGGCAAGGAAGTGATGGGCAAGCTCCTTAAGCAATATGGCAGCGAAATGGACGTATTGTTTGCCCATAACGACGATATGGCTCTTGGTGCAATTGAAGCGATAGAGGAATATGGACTGCGGCCGGGCGTGGATATTGTCATTATTTCAGTGGATGGTACGCGTCGGGCGTTCATGAAGCTGGCGGAGGGCAAAATCAACTGCATTGTCGAGTGCAATCCGCTGCTTGGCCCGAACATGATGCAGGCGGTGCAGGAGCTCGTTGCCGGGCGCACGCTGCCGAAGCGAATTGTGCCGCAGGAAAGCGTCTATACGGAGCAAATGGCGAAGAAGGAAATCCCGTTTCGGAAGTACTAA
- a CDS encoding NAD(P)-dependent oxidoreductase translates to MKIAVIGATGKAGSLIIQEAEARGHEVTAIVRTASKFAQANAAVLEKDAFKLTAEDVKAFDIVVNAFGAPQGEETKHVELGKVLIKALQGAPETRLIVVGGAGSLYVDEAKKTRLFETEHFPKEYYATAFNQGSNLNDLQGSTGIKWTFVSPAAFFNPDGKRTGSYTKGKDNFFFNAKGDSYISYADYAIAIVDEAEQANHVNERFAVVSEAE, encoded by the coding sequence ATGAAAATAGCAGTTATTGGCGCGACAGGTAAAGCGGGTAGCTTGATTATTCAGGAGGCTGAAGCAAGAGGGCATGAGGTGACGGCCATCGTCAGAACGGCATCGAAGTTTGCACAAGCTAATGCAGCTGTATTGGAGAAGGATGCCTTCAAGCTTACAGCTGAGGATGTGAAAGCCTTTGACATCGTAGTCAACGCATTCGGCGCACCGCAAGGCGAGGAAACGAAGCATGTGGAGCTGGGCAAAGTGCTGATTAAAGCGCTCCAGGGCGCACCGGAAACTCGTTTGATCGTAGTTGGCGGAGCTGGCAGCCTGTATGTGGATGAAGCAAAGAAGACGCGTTTGTTCGAAACGGAGCATTTCCCTAAAGAATATTATGCAACAGCCTTCAACCAAGGCAGCAACTTGAATGACCTTCAAGGCTCGACTGGCATCAAATGGACATTTGTTAGCCCGGCTGCTTTTTTCAACCCGGACGGCAAACGTACAGGCTCTTACACGAAAGGCAAGGACAATTTCTTCTTTAATGCAAAAGGCGACAGCTACATCAGCTATGCCGACTATGCCATTGCCATTGTGGACGAGGCGGAGCAAGCGAACCATGTGAATGAGCGCTTTGCTGTCGTATCGGAAGCGGAGTAA
- a CDS encoding chemotaxis protein CheW has product MSDFIIFNVANKPFAVHFSEIDEIQAAIEGTPLPFAEPWHGGVANIRGGLYTIINLRKKFNLFGQAPDSYQKIILLRQAKVALLVDDIENTASIEETDIERVPDSSEKDIFHQAFRLDNRVIPILHVTLFLASTKTI; this is encoded by the coding sequence ATGAGCGACTTTATTATTTTCAACGTGGCCAACAAGCCTTTTGCTGTCCATTTTTCGGAAATTGATGAGATTCAAGCAGCCATAGAAGGAACACCGCTTCCTTTCGCCGAGCCGTGGCATGGTGGCGTGGCCAACATTCGCGGCGGCCTCTACACCATTATTAACTTGCGCAAAAAATTTAATTTGTTTGGACAAGCTCCAGACAGCTATCAAAAAATTATTTTGCTCAGGCAAGCCAAAGTAGCACTGCTGGTCGATGATATCGAAAATACGGCCTCCATTGAAGAAACAGACATTGAGCGTGTGCCGGATTCTTCAGAGAAGGACATTTTCCACCAAGCTTTCAGGCTGGATAACCGGGTTATTCCGATCCTGCATGTAACGCTGTTCCTCGCTTCTACCAAAACCATATAG
- a CDS encoding ABC transporter transmembrane domain-containing protein, which produces MALQVMLKILRRFSEYKLLGSVFLFTLLLEVAYSVAAPLSLKYLVDEAFTPRDIHMFIIILLILLVGGLLNVIAGWVSDYSLGRLAGEVIRKLRTELFAQIQLQSLPFYERYRVGDLVTRFSADMGSIERAIRGSSPMLLKELLAVALGLVMLFALEWKLTLAMLAGSVLMFVLPQLVQKRSEQANREYKEAQERFSNLIDEMAKGQKTIRGLHQQSRFRTRGDNKITALFTSGMKLHMSNSLMERLPLTALLLLNGIMMGFGGYLIFHDAMTVGGFIAFFTLFMSVGQSGSNLAFLIPNLIESNVSFQRIEEILACKPDLPEAEHAQPLPETSLSLRMEQVTFGYKEGAPQLKDVSLEVEAGSYVAFVGPSGSGKSTALQLLSRFYDPQQGSIFMQDLPLQNISESSLRARAALVSQDTFLFHMSIRENLLLGSAIEEADMITAAKQAGIHEVIASWPEGYDTWIHHEGGSLSGGERQRIAIARALLRRPQLLLLDEVTSALDPAAEADINDLIGQLKGSRTIVSVTHRLSSVVNADRIYVFQGGQIVESGSHQQLLGEQGLYSSLWEKQHGFYVSGDGRHAAVKGEWLARLPFFTGIEPGLLEGVAELFTSEACREGEEVVREGEEGDKFYIIVRGIFEIWKALAGEANKKVAVLQDGDHFGEIALLRNIPRTATVKAAGPGVVLSMRREAFQRLTKEHPQLLHTLEQTLEQRM; this is translated from the coding sequence TTGGCTTTGCAGGTGATGCTTAAAATCTTACGTCGATTCTCCGAATACAAGCTGCTGGGCAGCGTGTTCTTATTCACATTATTATTAGAAGTAGCTTATTCAGTGGCTGCCCCCCTCAGCCTAAAGTATTTGGTGGACGAGGCCTTTACGCCGCGCGATATTCACATGTTTATTATTATATTGCTTATCCTGCTTGTTGGCGGGCTATTGAATGTCATTGCCGGCTGGGTATCGGATTATTCATTAGGCAGGCTGGCTGGAGAGGTCATACGCAAGCTGAGAACGGAGCTGTTTGCTCAAATTCAGCTGCAGTCACTGCCTTTCTACGAGCGTTATAGGGTCGGCGATTTAGTGACCCGCTTCTCGGCTGATATGGGCTCCATTGAACGGGCTATTCGAGGCTCCAGCCCGATGCTGCTCAAGGAGCTGCTCGCCGTAGCGCTAGGACTCGTGATGCTGTTTGCGCTGGAATGGAAGCTGACGCTTGCGATGCTGGCGGGCTCGGTGCTCATGTTCGTGCTGCCACAGCTTGTGCAGAAGCGCTCGGAGCAGGCAAATCGGGAGTACAAGGAGGCGCAGGAGCGCTTCTCCAATCTAATTGATGAGATGGCCAAGGGACAGAAAACGATTCGAGGCCTGCATCAGCAAAGCCGGTTCCGAACACGGGGCGATAACAAAATTACAGCCCTGTTTACGAGCGGGATGAAGCTTCATATGAGCAATTCCTTGATGGAGCGGCTGCCTTTGACGGCGTTGCTGCTGCTTAACGGCATTATGATGGGCTTCGGCGGTTATTTGATTTTTCACGATGCTATGACGGTCGGCGGCTTTATTGCCTTCTTTACCTTGTTTATGAGCGTTGGACAGTCAGGCTCGAATTTGGCTTTTCTCATTCCGAATTTAATAGAATCGAACGTCAGCTTCCAGCGCATCGAGGAAATATTGGCGTGTAAACCGGATTTGCCGGAGGCAGAGCATGCACAGCCTTTACCGGAAACAAGCCTGTCCCTGCGTATGGAGCAGGTCACCTTCGGCTACAAGGAGGGTGCTCCGCAGCTGAAGGACGTTAGCCTAGAGGTCGAAGCAGGCAGCTATGTCGCTTTCGTTGGCCCAAGCGGATCTGGCAAAAGCACCGCGCTTCAGCTGCTGTCGCGTTTCTATGACCCCCAGCAGGGAAGCATATTCATGCAAGATTTACCGCTGCAAAATATTAGCGAGTCCTCGCTGCGAGCGCGTGCGGCGCTCGTATCGCAGGATACGTTTCTATTTCATATGAGCATTCGGGAAAACCTGCTGCTGGGCAGCGCTATTGAGGAAGCGGACATGATCACAGCTGCTAAGCAGGCCGGCATCCATGAGGTCATAGCAAGCTGGCCGGAAGGCTATGATACTTGGATTCATCATGAAGGCGGCTCCTTGTCAGGAGGAGAGCGGCAGCGTATTGCGATTGCACGTGCGCTGCTTCGCAGGCCGCAGCTGCTGCTGCTTGATGAAGTAACATCAGCGCTGGACCCGGCAGCTGAGGCGGATATTAACGACCTTATTGGACAATTAAAGGGCAGCCGAACGATTGTTTCAGTTACCCACCGACTCTCCTCTGTCGTTAATGCGGATCGGATTTATGTATTTCAGGGCGGGCAAATCGTAGAGAGCGGTTCTCATCAGCAGCTGCTCGGGGAACAAGGGCTTTACAGCAGCCTGTGGGAAAAGCAGCATGGCTTCTATGTGTCAGGAGACGGGCGGCATGCGGCTGTAAAAGGCGAATGGCTGGCGAGGCTGCCGTTTTTCACCGGCATAGAGCCTGGGCTTCTGGAAGGTGTGGCGGAATTATTCACCTCCGAGGCGTGCAGGGAAGGCGAGGAGGTCGTGCGTGAAGGCGAGGAGGGCGATAAATTTTATATTATCGTTCGCGGCATTTTTGAAATTTGGAAGGCGCTTGCTGGTGAGGCAAATAAAAAGGTGGCGGTATTGCAGGATGGTGACCATTTCGGTGAAATTGCGCTGCTGCGAAACATTCCGCGTACGGCGACGGTGAAGGCGGCTGGTCCCGGCGTCGTGCTGTCGATGCGCCGCGAAGCCTTCCAACGGTTAACGAAGGAGCATCCGCAACTGCTGCATACATTAGAGCAAACACTGGAGCAAAGAATGTAG
- a CDS encoding ABC transporter permease produces MVKHHLFWPLVMLGALLLFNLLYEPDFFSIQMRAGKLYGSLIDILNFGAPLILVAIGMTLVIATKGIDLSVGSIVAIAGAMACMFLSQGTDQNLLSLVLSAIGIALVLALVLGLWNGMLVAVFGIQPIIATLILMVAGRGVAQLITGGQIITVSSSSYKFIGAGSLLTLPFSIFIAGGVLLIAILLTRKTALGLFIESVGCNPEASRLAGIRSRVVMIAVYVFCGLCAGIAGLLLSANVSSADGNNAGLWYELDAILAVVIGGTSLNGGRFYLLGTVVGALIIQTLTTTIYMIGVPPEITLVVKAFVVLLVCLIQSETFRKTLAHRFKTRRYPAESEVKRHA; encoded by the coding sequence ATGGTGAAACATCATTTATTTTGGCCGCTGGTCATGCTGGGGGCGCTGTTATTATTTAATTTGCTTTATGAGCCGGATTTTTTCTCCATTCAAATGCGTGCCGGCAAGCTGTACGGCAGCTTAATTGATATTTTGAATTTTGGCGCGCCGCTTATTCTCGTCGCCATCGGCATGACGCTCGTTATTGCCACGAAGGGCATCGACCTGTCGGTCGGCTCAATCGTAGCTATTGCAGGCGCCATGGCCTGTATGTTTCTAAGCCAAGGTACGGATCAGAACCTGCTGAGCCTCGTGCTCAGCGCAATCGGTATTGCCTTAGTGCTGGCGCTTGTGCTGGGCTTATGGAATGGCATGCTTGTGGCGGTGTTCGGTATTCAGCCGATTATTGCCACGCTCATTCTAATGGTTGCTGGGCGCGGTGTTGCCCAGCTCATTACAGGCGGGCAGATTATTACCGTATCCAGCAGCTCCTATAAGTTCATCGGCGCAGGCTCGCTGCTCACGCTGCCCTTCTCCATCTTTATCGCTGGCGGAGTGCTGCTGATTGCAATCCTGCTGACGCGCAAAACCGCCCTCGGCCTGTTCATCGAGTCCGTTGGCTGCAACCCGGAAGCGAGCCGTCTGGCTGGCATTCGCTCGCGAGTCGTCATGATCGCCGTTTATGTGTTTTGCGGCTTATGTGCGGGCATCGCCGGCTTGCTGCTCAGCGCAAATGTATCCAGCGCTGACGGCAACAACGCCGGGCTGTGGTATGAGCTTGACGCGATTCTTGCCGTCGTAATCGGGGGCACCTCGCTCAACGGCGGACGCTTTTATTTGCTCGGCACGGTCGTCGGCGCGCTCATCATTCAGACGCTGACGACGACGATCTATATGATCGGCGTTCCGCCAGAAATAACGCTCGTAGTTAAAGCGTTCGTCGTACTGCTCGTCTGCCTTATTCAGTCGGAGACGTTCCGCAAGACACTCGCACATCGCTTTAAGACACGCCGCTATCCGGCAGAGAGTGAGGTTAAACGCCATGCTTAA
- a CDS encoding helix-turn-helix domain-containing protein, translating into MRQLLIVDDERHAVRGIKAGVEWESLGISVVHEAYNIRTAKEIMSDSKIDVLICDIEMPQGNGFELLDWVKIHFPQTEAMFLTCHADFSYAQKAIQLGSCDYMLKPVRYPELASTVKRALDKLAKADLDREKLQFADMYEYYYRLWESYQPMFMERFWQDLLSRSIPSTKEGVREALAKHNIAYEELPHYKPVLISVQRWHKELTLREEKIMEYALRNSFEEMILAKSGLGRIIQVRSGALLALLPIREEDGEQLHEQIDSYIEACNRYFFCDLCCYMGNAVPVEEICEMYEQLAELESHNVTRSNERLCLTNDSVSPDVAPLPVMSGWAEMLKLGCGKEMLEEIEKYLDSVKHTGQADARWLRSFYEDFLQMVHQVLHAKGLRAHQVFSAMVLMKRADAVTRSITDLSEWVGVLIKEVSGNLNVVDETQTVVDKVKHYIAKHMSEDLSREDIAGHVCLHPDYLARLFKKDTGLTISEYVLQERVALAKQMLAKTELAITSIAYELGYGNYSHFSKMFKKATSVGPQEYRKLQQCGQAKDN; encoded by the coding sequence ATGAGACAGCTGTTAATTGTCGATGATGAGCGGCATGCGGTGCGGGGCATTAAAGCAGGCGTCGAATGGGAGTCGCTCGGCATTTCAGTCGTGCATGAGGCATACAATATCCGAACCGCCAAGGAAATTATGAGCGACAGCAAAATAGATGTGCTTATTTGTGATATCGAAATGCCGCAGGGCAACGGCTTCGAGCTGCTGGACTGGGTGAAAATTCATTTTCCCCAGACGGAGGCGATGTTCCTTACCTGCCATGCGGATTTCTCCTATGCGCAGAAGGCGATTCAGCTTGGCAGCTGCGACTATATGCTCAAGCCCGTTCGTTACCCTGAGCTGGCGAGCACCGTCAAGCGCGCGCTGGACAAACTTGCGAAAGCCGATCTCGACCGCGAGAAGCTGCAATTCGCAGACATGTACGAGTATTATTACCGGCTATGGGAATCGTACCAGCCGATGTTCATGGAACGCTTCTGGCAGGACCTGCTAAGCCGCTCCATTCCTTCAACCAAGGAGGGCGTTCGCGAAGCACTGGCGAAGCATAACATTGCCTACGAGGAGCTGCCGCACTATAAGCCGGTGCTCATTAGCGTCCAGCGCTGGCATAAGGAGCTGACGCTGCGCGAGGAGAAGATTATGGAATATGCGCTGCGTAATTCCTTTGAAGAGATGATTCTAGCGAAGTCCGGGCTTGGCAGAATCATTCAAGTGCGCAGCGGGGCGCTGCTTGCGCTGCTGCCTATTCGCGAGGAGGATGGCGAGCAGTTGCATGAACAGATCGATTCGTACATCGAGGCATGCAATCGTTATTTTTTCTGCGACTTGTGCTGTTATATGGGCAATGCGGTGCCCGTGGAGGAAATATGCGAGATGTACGAGCAGCTTGCCGAGCTGGAGTCGCATAATGTGACCCGCTCAAATGAACGGCTTTGCCTAACTAATGACAGCGTTAGTCCAGATGTCGCGCCGCTTCCGGTAATGAGCGGCTGGGCAGAGATGCTGAAGCTTGGCTGCGGAAAAGAAATGCTTGAGGAAATCGAAAAGTATTTGGACAGCGTCAAGCATACGGGTCAAGCCGATGCCCGCTGGCTGCGCAGCTTCTATGAGGATTTTCTGCAAATGGTGCATCAGGTGCTGCATGCGAAGGGACTGCGGGCGCATCAGGTGTTCTCCGCCATGGTGCTGATGAAGCGAGCGGATGCCGTCACCCGTTCCATCACCGATTTGTCGGAGTGGGTAGGGGTGCTGATCAAGGAGGTCAGCGGCAATCTGAACGTTGTAGACGAGACACAGACCGTTGTAGATAAGGTGAAGCATTATATTGCCAAGCATATGAGCGAGGATTTATCGCGTGAGGATATTGCCGGCCATGTGTGCTTGCATCCGGATTATTTGGCCCGGTTGTTCAAGAAGGATACGGGACTTACGATTTCAGAATATGTGCTGCAAGAGCGGGTAGCTCTCGCCAAGCAAATGCTGGCGAAGACGGAGCTGGCGATTACGAGCATTGCCTACGAGCTGGGCTACGGCAACTATTCGCATTTTTCAAAAATGTTCAAAAAAGCGACATCAGTCGGCCCGCAGGAATATCGCAAGCTTCAGCAATGCGGGCAGGCCAAGGACAATTAA
- a CDS encoding histidine kinase, translating to MRLRHPFFYRTLRFKLLFGFLLLVIPIVSFMIYNNLYAINVVRNQVAQSNKNLISLYMGQIDRNLEDVEKYLFNIAAMETGLLVLEQPREQNPDSYLFEKIQLRNQLSNELPNYKWMDMFFIYSPRNDDLMSVFGVAPDYVTRTEMEKDIVDNIKLAKKPLQKDWFVQHMADSDYLVNVIQYGDIYIGAMGNVDQLMVPLHLIDLGEKGRAFLTDDRMKPIIDTPLDSEIIIEPSSSDNEGYQLTGRNDQFIAVGERSSRGRFGLVALIPDSVVLEKLPFLRSIVSLISFGAIIILPIILLLLRKLVLVPVNRIIMAMRRIEAGNMDMRITKPSSTFEFEVMNESFNRMITQIQELKVNVLEEQLNYKKAQLKHLQLQINPHFFLNSLNIVYNLAQVKDYHLIQEMTHCLVQYFRFMFRSNLSFVSLSDELAHTMNYLRIQEMRFPGDLTFAFHTDESLGKIPIPPLVIQTFVENTIKHAVNTDTQVHIGVTAQAHNEDTLYVRIEDNGEGFPPQVLALLQRDMELNNEEGDHIGIQNVKQRLGLLYHDAARMALSGSSGLGAVVELWLPMQPEETGGRRE from the coding sequence ATGAGGCTTCGTCATCCGTTTTTTTATCGAACGCTCCGCTTTAAACTATTATTCGGCTTTCTGCTGCTCGTCATTCCGATTGTTTCCTTCATGATCTACAACAACTTGTATGCGATTAATGTCGTACGCAATCAGGTGGCCCAATCCAATAAAAATTTGATCAGCCTCTATATGGGGCAAATTGATCGCAATTTGGAGGATGTGGAGAAATATCTATTTAATATTGCGGCGATGGAGACCGGCCTGCTAGTGCTGGAGCAGCCGCGCGAGCAAAATCCCGACAGCTATTTGTTCGAGAAGATCCAGCTTAGAAATCAACTGAGTAATGAATTGCCCAATTATAAGTGGATGGATATGTTCTTCATTTATTCGCCGAGGAACGATGATTTAATGAGCGTTTTTGGCGTTGCTCCTGATTATGTCACCCGTACGGAAATGGAGAAGGACATTGTAGATAATATAAAGCTTGCTAAGAAGCCGCTGCAAAAGGACTGGTTCGTTCAGCATATGGCAGATAGTGATTATTTGGTCAATGTTATTCAGTACGGCGACATTTATATTGGCGCAATGGGAAACGTCGATCAGCTCATGGTTCCACTGCATTTAATTGATTTGGGTGAAAAGGGCCGGGCCTTTCTGACGGATGACCGTATGAAGCCTATTATAGATACGCCGCTGGATAGCGAAATCATTATTGAGCCAAGCAGCAGCGACAATGAAGGCTACCAGCTCACGGGAAGAAACGACCAATTTATCGCTGTCGGCGAGCGCTCCTCGCGAGGCCGCTTTGGACTGGTCGCCCTCATTCCTGACAGCGTCGTGCTGGAGAAGCTTCCTTTCTTGCGCAGCATCGTCTCGCTTATTTCCTTTGGGGCGATTATTATTTTGCCGATCATCCTGCTGCTGCTGCGCAAGCTGGTGCTTGTCCCGGTCAATCGCATTATTATGGCGATGCGCCGCATCGAAGCTGGCAATATGGATATGCGGATCACGAAGCCGTCCTCGACATTTGAATTTGAGGTGATGAACGAGTCGTTTAACCGCATGATTACGCAAATTCAGGAGCTCAAGGTTAATGTGCTGGAGGAGCAGCTGAATTACAAAAAAGCGCAGCTTAAGCATTTGCAGCTGCAAATCAATCCGCATTTTTTCCTTAATTCCCTTAACATTGTTTATAATTTGGCTCAGGTGAAGGACTATCATCTCATTCAGGAAATGACCCATTGCCTGGTGCAATATTTCCGATTTATGTTCCGCAGCAACCTTTCGTTCGTGTCTCTGTCTGATGAGCTTGCCCATACGATGAATTATTTACGCATTCAGGAAATGCGTTTTCCGGGCGATCTGACCTTTGCTTTCCATACGGACGAGAGTCTCGGAAAAATACCGATTCCACCATTAGTTATTCAAACGTTCGTGGAGAATACGATTAAGCATGCGGTAAATACGGATACTCAGGTTCACATTGGGGTTACTGCCCAAGCACATAATGAAGATACCCTATATGTCCGCATTGAGGATAACGGGGAAGGTTTTCCGCCGCAGGTGCTGGCGCTGCTCCAGCGCGATATGGAGCTGAACAACGAAGAGGGCGATCATATTGGTATTCAGAATGTGAAGCAGCGGCTGGGGCTGCTATATCATGATGCAGCCCGGATGGCGCTTAGCGGCAGCTCTGGTCTTGGAGCAGTCGTGGAGCTGTGGCTGCCGATGCAGCCAGAAGAGACGGGGGGACGACGAGAATGA
- the yjfF gene encoding galactofuranose ABC transporter, permease protein YjfF — protein MLKRQYIPIVVTAALLALMFAAGSFRYTGFFSLQVLLNLLIDNAFLIIVAVGMTFVIVSGGIDLSVGSVIALTTMISASLVQEQGWPPAVVIPLVLVLGAAFGWVMGAIIHYFKIQPFIVTLAGMFLARGLCYVISINTITIDHPFYTSMAQTKINLPGGFFISISVIIALVVVAAAIYLAHYTRFGRNTYALGGSESSALLMGLPVARTKILVYTFSGLCSALAGVVFTFYMLSGYGLHAVGLELDAIAAVVIGGTLLTGGVGYILGTFFGVLIQGVIQTIISFEGTLSSWWTKIVIGLLLLLFIVLQRLLSARRQMQKA, from the coding sequence ATGCTTAAACGGCAGTATATCCCAATCGTGGTGACGGCCGCGCTGCTTGCTTTGATGTTCGCGGCAGGCTCGTTCCGCTACACTGGCTTTTTCTCGCTGCAGGTGCTGCTCAATCTGCTCATTGACAACGCCTTTCTTATTATCGTCGCGGTCGGCATGACCTTCGTTATCGTTTCCGGCGGCATTGACCTATCGGTCGGCTCGGTCATTGCGCTGACGACGATGATTTCGGCAAGCCTCGTTCAGGAGCAAGGCTGGCCGCCTGCTGTCGTCATTCCGCTTGTGCTCGTGCTAGGTGCAGCCTTCGGCTGGGTCATGGGAGCGATCATCCATTATTTTAAAATCCAGCCGTTCATCGTCACGCTCGCCGGCATGTTTTTGGCTCGGGGGCTGTGCTACGTCATTAGCATCAATACGATTACGATTGATCACCCGTTTTATACGAGCATGGCGCAGACGAAAATCAATTTGCCGGGCGGCTTTTTCATCTCCATCAGCGTCATTATCGCCTTGGTTGTAGTAGCCGCAGCGATTTATTTGGCCCATTATACCCGCTTCGGACGCAACACGTATGCGCTTGGCGGCAGTGAATCCTCCGCGCTGCTGATGGGACTGCCTGTCGCTCGCACGAAAATTCTCGTCTATACCTTTAGCGGACTTTGCTCTGCGCTTGCGGGCGTCGTCTTTACGTTCTATATGCTGTCAGGCTACGGCTTGCATGCGGTCGGACTGGAGCTGGATGCCATTGCCGCGGTCGTCATTGGTGGTACACTGCTGACAGGCGGCGTCGGCTATATTCTCGGAACCTTTTTCGGCGTATTGATTCAAGGGGTTATCCAAACCATTATTAGCTTTGAAGGCACGCTCAGCTCCTGGTGGACTAAGATCGTCATCGGCCTGCTGCTGCTGCTGTTCATCGTCCTGCAGCGTCTGCTCAGTGCAAGGCGGCAAATGCAGAAAGCTTAA